The following are encoded together in the Methanosarcina flavescens genome:
- a CDS encoding NADH-quinone oxidoreductase subunit 5 family protein, protein MIENTVMLLIAVPILFSLLFVALPKSIYKYLAWAFFIIGVALSVNLVLDGTGVVEISEPNFAMFENIVLILEVLVILFILAVSAKYKNWPTLALGIVSAAIFAYTFTNVPHAESASFNIDQFSQVMILIVNIVGTAIILFATGYMDEYEEHRHLNRQKTFYFTMSFFLASMNGLVMVDTLGWLFLFWELTTLCSFVLISYNMDEEGINNGFRALALNLVGGIALSVGIILLATNYNIGTLSGIGTYAGTDATAMAAVALPVILLCIGAFAKSAQMPFQSWLLGAMVAPTPVSALLHSSTMVNAGVFLVVKLVPAFAGTSLGTAIAAYGSFSFVMCSALALSQRNAKRVLAYSTIANLGLIIASAGIGTPLAVAAAIMLILFHAISKALLFLCTGEIEHTIGSRDIEDMSGLINKAPLLTTLAALGMVSMLLPPFGVLLTKWVSMEAASSNPVVIVFLILGSALTTVYYAKWMGTILSSTMDKKAVHHKKPETYFPLSFLGLAIVVTSILVFTVYDYFVRPQVEILLNAVPAISGEAGQFASEIGAFAYAAIFVALALAILIYFATRNMFTPRKADYYMCGENNLEMDKLMFRNGLCTYDKSNVSNIYLHNTFGESKLTTLGYAISIILIMIAFLAGGVLI, encoded by the coding sequence ATGATAGAAAACACTGTTATGCTATTAATTGCAGTACCCATACTGTTTTCGCTTTTATTCGTAGCCCTTCCCAAGTCGATATACAAGTATTTGGCCTGGGCTTTTTTCATAATAGGAGTAGCTTTATCAGTTAATTTAGTATTGGATGGTACTGGAGTAGTTGAGATTAGCGAACCAAATTTCGCAATGTTTGAAAACATAGTCCTTATACTCGAAGTACTAGTGATACTATTTATTCTTGCCGTGTCAGCAAAATATAAAAACTGGCCTACACTTGCACTAGGAATAGTTTCAGCAGCTATATTTGCTTACACTTTTACCAATGTTCCTCATGCTGAAAGCGCTTCTTTTAATATTGATCAATTTTCTCAGGTCATGATATTAATCGTTAATATAGTCGGTACTGCAATTATATTATTTGCAACCGGTTATATGGACGAATATGAAGAACACAGGCATTTAAACAGACAAAAAACTTTCTACTTTACAATGAGCTTTTTCCTTGCATCCATGAATGGTCTGGTAATGGTTGACACACTTGGATGGCTGTTCCTTTTCTGGGAACTAACAACTCTGTGTTCTTTCGTGTTGATCTCATACAACATGGATGAAGAAGGAATTAACAACGGTTTCAGAGCTCTGGCTTTAAACTTGGTTGGTGGAATTGCTTTATCAGTAGGCATAATTCTTCTCGCTACTAATTATAATATAGGGACCCTTTCTGGAATTGGAACTTATGCTGGAACTGATGCAACAGCAATGGCTGCTGTAGCTCTTCCTGTTATCTTACTCTGTATCGGAGCCTTTGCAAAATCTGCTCAGATGCCTTTCCAGAGCTGGCTCTTAGGCGCAATGGTAGCCCCAACCCCGGTTTCTGCCTTACTGCACTCAAGTACAATGGTAAATGCTGGTGTATTTTTAGTTGTTAAACTGGTGCCGGCTTTTGCAGGCACGAGTCTTGGGACAGCTATAGCGGCTTACGGTAGCTTTTCCTTCGTTATGTGCTCTGCTTTAGCCTTATCCCAGAGAAATGCCAAGAGAGTCCTCGCTTATTCAACTATTGCAAACCTGGGATTAATTATCGCAAGCGCCGGAATTGGTACACCTCTGGCTGTAGCTGCTGCGATTATGCTTATTCTGTTCCACGCAATCTCAAAAGCCCTCCTGTTCCTGTGCACAGGTGAAATTGAGCATACTATAGGAAGCAGAGATATCGAGGATATGTCAGGATTAATAAATAAGGCTCCCCTTCTCACCACGCTTGCAGCTTTGGGAATGGTATCAATGCTGTTACCTCCTTTTGGTGTACTGCTTACAAAATGGGTATCAATGGAAGCTGCTTCAAGCAACCCTGTCGTGATAGTGTTCCTTATACTTGGGAGTGCACTTACTACGGTTTATTATGCTAAATGGATGGGAACAATATTATCATCCACCATGGATAAAAAAGCAGTTCACCACAAAAAACCGGAAACATATTTCCCGCTGTCATTCCTTGGATTAGCCATAGTAGTTACAAGCATACTTGTGTTTACAGTATATGATTACTTCGTTAGACCCCAGGTCGAGATTCTGCTCAACGCTGTTCCTGCTATTTCAGGAGAGGCTGGACAATTTGCTTCCGAGATAGGGGCATTTGCTTACGCAGCAATATTTGTAGCGCTTGCTCTGGCTATCTTGATCTACTTCGCTACCAGGAATATGTTTACTCCCCGTAAAGCTGACTATTATATGTGTGGGGAAAACAACTTGGAGATGGACAAATTAATGTTCAGAAACGGACTTTGCACCTACGACAAAAGCAACGTCTCTAATATTTACCTCCATAATACCTTTGGAGAAAGTAAACTTACAACACTCGGATATGCAATTTCCATAATTCTGATTATGATTGCATTTTTAGCAGGAGGAGTATTAATATGA
- a CDS encoding respiratory chain complex I subunit 1 family protein encodes MNATDILIAALVIFVAPIIGCLYAGVDRIVTARLQGRVGPPLLQPYYDVKKLLSKDNMVVNTSQNFYVVIYVAFLILSLLMLVFQADILMIIFVYTVSSIALIVGGMSTGSPYARLGSSREIMAILAYEPILILYALAIYLLTGAFKLSAVVNASTPLLRYTPLIFIAMFVVLNIKLKKSPFDYSTSHHAHQELVKGMTTEYSGPGLAGIEIGHFYEYVFLTGLIFVFWAVNPLIGILLSAAAFFTVTLIDNITARVYWQWMLKLSWSVLLILSIVNIAYLYFSEATIV; translated from the coding sequence ATGAATGCAACCGATATTTTAATAGCTGCTCTTGTTATATTTGTAGCTCCTATCATCGGCTGCTTATACGCAGGGGTTGACAGAATAGTTACTGCAAGATTGCAGGGTAGGGTAGGTCCTCCTCTTTTGCAGCCATACTACGATGTCAAGAAGCTTCTTAGCAAAGACAATATGGTTGTAAACACCTCTCAGAACTTCTATGTGGTAATATATGTAGCCTTCTTAATTCTGAGCCTCTTGATGTTAGTGTTTCAAGCAGATATTCTGATGATAATATTTGTGTACACAGTATCTTCAATAGCTCTTATTGTAGGAGGAATGAGTACTGGTTCTCCATACGCCAGGCTAGGAAGTTCAAGAGAAATCATGGCTATACTGGCTTATGAACCAATATTAATATTGTATGCTCTTGCAATATACCTGCTTACCGGCGCCTTTAAGCTATCTGCAGTAGTAAACGCATCGACCCCTCTACTGCGTTATACACCTCTTATATTCATAGCAATGTTTGTTGTTCTGAATATAAAATTGAAAAAATCACCATTTGATTATTCAACCTCTCACCATGCTCACCAGGAGCTGGTTAAAGGTATGACGACCGAATATTCAGGACCAGGCTTGGCCGGTATTGAGATTGGGCACTTCTATGAATACGTGTTCTTGACAGGACTTATTTTCGTATTCTGGGCAGTAAACCCACTGATAGGTATACTTTTATCTGCGGCTGCCTTCTTTACTGTAACTCTTATAGACAACATTACTGCAAGAGTTTACTGGCAGTGGATGCTTAAACTGAGCTGGTCGGTTTTACTGATACTTTCCATAGTAAACATAGCATACCTGTACTTTAGTGAAGCCACAATAGTGTGA
- a CDS encoding NADH-quinone oxidoreductase subunit B family protein: MSLAKSPWIVHVNCNSCNGCDIEVVACLTPLYDAERFGVLNIGTPKQADIMVVTGAVNYKNVNVLKNIYNQIPDPKVVLAVGACASTGGIFHDCYNVIGGVDQVIPVDAYVPGCTPRPEAILDGVVAALSILENKKKGNIKGQEVKLKGKEVASNA, encoded by the coding sequence ATGAGTTTGGCAAAATCCCCATGGATTGTACATGTGAATTGTAACAGTTGTAATGGCTGTGATATTGAAGTAGTAGCCTGTCTTACTCCTCTATATGATGCTGAAAGATTTGGTGTTTTAAACATCGGTACTCCCAAACAAGCAGATATAATGGTGGTTACAGGCGCGGTAAATTACAAAAATGTAAACGTGCTTAAAAACATATATAACCAGATTCCAGATCCCAAAGTTGTTCTAGCAGTTGGCGCCTGTGCATCCACAGGCGGAATATTCCACGACTGTTACAACGTGATAGGTGGAGTGGACCAGGTCATACCTGTAGACGCATATGTTCCCGGATGCACCCCAAGGCCTGAAGCCATACTTGATGGTGTAGTAGCAGCACTTTCAATACTTGAAAACAAGAAGAAAGGGAACATTAAAGGACAAGAGGTAAAATTGAAAGGAAAAGAGGTGGCATCGAATGCTTGA
- a CDS encoding NADH-quinone oxidoreductase subunit C has translation MLENTIDATEIKSSDELLKAVEGLKNDGYRYSTMICQKADEGHDLIYIFEKDNKLKNLRYFVKPGEKPKSVSGIYLCALLIENEYQDLYGLTFEGLAIDYKGHLYLTPNSPKAPLA, from the coding sequence ATGCTTGAAAACACCATAGACGCCACAGAGATAAAAAGCAGCGACGAACTGCTAAAAGCGGTTGAGGGCTTAAAAAATGATGGCTATCGATACTCTACTATGATATGCCAGAAAGCTGACGAAGGTCACGATCTGATATATATCTTTGAGAAAGACAACAAATTAAAAAATTTAAGGTACTTTGTGAAACCAGGTGAGAAACCCAAGAGTGTGTCAGGAATTTATTTATGTGCACTTTTGATCGAGAATGAGTACCAGGATCTCTACGGACTGACCTTTGAAGGTTTAGCAATAGATTACAAAGGCCACCTTTACTTAACGCCAAACAGTCCAAAAGCTCCCTTGGCTTAA
- a CDS encoding hydrogenase large subunit → MTTVIPFGPQHPVLPEPISLKLEIDNEVVVGALPSLGYVHRGLEKFIDTKDYNQTTYICERICGICSALHGVTYTRAVEKLFDTEIPERAQYIRVIVGELNRLHSHLLWLGLFADGFGFESLFYECWKYREGVLDVLERITGNRVIHSISKVGGVSRDLTNEHIDLIQKMLDRLEPQIKDIEKVFVNNYTVKKRCVGLATMSKQLAYEAGTAGPTLRGSGNAIDVRNTPDWDIYKDLGFKTAVEQDGDCYARTKVRIAELYESIKLIRNALSKLPNGDIATRIKGFPTGEAIMRTEQCRGEVVYYVKGNGTKNLERLKIRTPTFANIPSLLLTLPGVKLADVPIVVLTIDPCISCTER, encoded by the coding sequence ATGACAACCGTAATACCGTTTGGTCCTCAGCATCCCGTTTTACCCGAACCCATATCGTTAAAACTTGAGATTGACAACGAAGTTGTTGTTGGAGCACTTCCCTCACTGGGCTATGTTCACAGAGGGCTTGAGAAATTCATAGATACGAAAGACTATAACCAAACCACGTATATTTGCGAAAGAATATGCGGAATATGCAGTGCTCTCCACGGTGTCACCTATACACGAGCAGTCGAGAAACTATTCGATACTGAAATCCCTGAGAGAGCGCAGTATATAAGAGTGATAGTTGGTGAACTCAATAGACTTCATAGTCACCTACTCTGGCTTGGCCTGTTTGCCGACGGTTTCGGATTTGAAAGCCTTTTTTACGAATGCTGGAAGTACAGAGAAGGAGTACTGGATGTACTGGAGAGAATCACTGGAAACAGAGTCATACATTCGATATCAAAAGTTGGAGGAGTCTCCAGAGATCTAACTAATGAGCATATTGATTTGATTCAGAAAATGCTCGATAGATTGGAACCCCAAATAAAAGATATCGAGAAAGTGTTCGTAAACAATTACACCGTTAAGAAAAGATGTGTAGGATTAGCTACAATGTCAAAACAGCTCGCATATGAGGCTGGAACTGCCGGTCCTACACTTAGAGGAAGCGGGAACGCAATTGATGTAAGAAACACACCAGACTGGGATATCTATAAGGATCTAGGTTTCAAGACAGCTGTCGAACAAGATGGTGATTGTTACGCCAGAACTAAAGTAAGAATCGCTGAATTATATGAGTCAATTAAGCTGATAAGGAATGCGCTCTCCAAGCTGCCCAATGGGGACATTGCAACACGCATAAAAGGCTTCCCTACTGGTGAAGCTATTATGAGAACTGAGCAGTGCAGAGGTGAGGTTGTATATTACGTGAAAGGTAATGGTACTAAAAACCTGGAAAGGCTTAAAATAAGAACCCCTACCTTTGCAAATATACCTTCGCTGTTACTGACGCTCCCAGGCGTAAAGCTCGCAGATGTGCCTATAGTTGTACTTACTATAGATCCCTGCATTAGCTGCACTGAAAGATAA
- a CDS encoding 4Fe-4S dicluster domain-containing protein yields the protein MMGMLNLVLTNISRKPATRLYPFEIREPFKEFKGSITFNPENCILCGLCQKKCPPDAITVTKADKTWEINLFRCIMCTECVAGCPKDCLSVSNQRTKTGAKETVKVSVPIVDKPKASKASSK from the coding sequence ATGATGGGTATGTTGAATCTTGTTCTAACAAACATTTCTCGTAAACCTGCTACCAGACTTTACCCCTTCGAGATAAGGGAACCTTTCAAAGAGTTTAAAGGAAGTATTACTTTTAATCCTGAGAACTGTATTCTCTGTGGGCTGTGTCAAAAGAAATGTCCTCCGGATGCGATTACAGTTACCAAAGCCGATAAAACGTGGGAAATTAACTTATTCAGATGCATAATGTGCACTGAATGCGTTGCTGGTTGCCCGAAAGACTGTCTATCAGTATCTAATCAAAGGACAAAAACAGGTGCAAAAGAAACTGTAAAAGTGTCAGTTCCGATAGTAGACAAACCAAAAGCATCAAAAGCATCATCAAAATAA
- a CDS encoding DEAD/DEAH box helicase: MEKLAKFKALGLSDSMLKALKKKGFEEPTPIQEKVIPLFLKGNCDIIGQAQTGTGKTTAFGAPIIEKIPEKSGYVQAIVLTPTRELAIQVSEELNSLKGDKKLHIFPIYGGQSMTQQLRMLKSGVDIVVGTPGRVIDHLERKSLNLEHIKYFVLDEADEMLNMGFIDEIKEILKATGPEKRMLFFSATMPKPILGIVKKYMRDYEHVAIEKEELVANLTEQIYFEVHENDKFEALCRIIDIEDEFYGLVFCRTKTDTAQLAQKLGDRGYAADALNGDISQNEREKILNRFRKQKINILVATDVAARGIDIMDLTHVINYSLPQDPESYVHRIGRTGRAGKQGTAITFVTSTEYRRLTYIKKTSKSEMRRGRIPEIKDVIKAKRARVKAEIEDTIKAEEYGDCLEMSEKLLDEYPAEKILAALLKCAFKEKFDESMYAEISGSSYVDRKGKTRLFIAMGKAEGMTNPNRLCEFIKEETGENDLKIRDVEIFPHFSFVTLPFTQAETLLEIFKNKKRGRKPFVEIAQKSKRRNSRNAGDTHNSTRSNTSYTRDRTTKRRYASY; encoded by the coding sequence ATGGAAAAATTAGCAAAATTTAAGGCACTTGGACTTTCTGACAGTATGTTAAAAGCCCTTAAAAAGAAAGGATTTGAAGAACCAACCCCAATTCAGGAAAAAGTTATCCCGCTTTTTTTGAAAGGAAATTGTGATATTATAGGGCAGGCTCAGACCGGAACCGGCAAAACAACGGCTTTCGGAGCCCCCATTATAGAAAAAATCCCTGAAAAATCAGGTTATGTACAGGCAATAGTCCTGACTCCAACCCGAGAACTGGCAATCCAGGTTTCAGAAGAACTAAACTCCCTGAAAGGAGACAAAAAGCTGCATATCTTCCCGATATATGGAGGACAGTCCATGACCCAGCAACTCAGGATGCTAAAAAGTGGAGTTGATATCGTTGTGGGAACTCCTGGAAGGGTTATAGACCACCTTGAGCGGAAGAGCCTGAACCTTGAGCACATTAAATATTTCGTATTGGACGAAGCCGACGAGATGCTCAATATGGGCTTTATTGACGAGATTAAAGAGATCTTAAAGGCAACCGGGCCTGAGAAGCGCATGCTTTTCTTCTCAGCTACAATGCCGAAACCGATCCTTGGCATCGTCAAAAAATACATGCGGGATTATGAGCATGTCGCCATTGAAAAAGAAGAACTTGTTGCAAACCTGACCGAGCAGATCTACTTTGAGGTTCATGAAAATGACAAATTCGAAGCTCTGTGCAGGATTATTGATATCGAGGACGAATTCTATGGGCTTGTGTTCTGCAGGACAAAAACCGATACCGCCCAACTTGCCCAGAAACTTGGAGACAGAGGATACGCAGCCGATGCCCTGAACGGCGATATTTCCCAGAATGAAAGGGAAAAGATCCTTAACCGGTTCAGAAAACAGAAAATAAATATTCTCGTAGCAACTGACGTTGCAGCTCGGGGAATCGATATTATGGATCTAACCCATGTTATCAACTATTCTCTGCCCCAAGACCCTGAATCCTATGTGCACAGAATAGGAAGGACAGGCAGGGCAGGCAAGCAGGGAACTGCAATTACTTTCGTTACATCTACGGAGTACAGGCGACTAACCTACATAAAAAAGACCTCAAAGTCCGAAATGAGGAGGGGCCGAATCCCCGAGATAAAAGATGTAATAAAAGCCAAAAGGGCAAGAGTAAAAGCCGAGATCGAAGATACTATAAAAGCAGAGGAATATGGCGACTGCCTTGAGATGAGCGAAAAGCTCCTGGATGAATATCCCGCCGAAAAAATTCTGGCTGCCCTCCTGAAGTGTGCTTTCAAGGAAAAGTTCGATGAAAGTATGTATGCGGAGATTTCTGGAAGCTCCTATGTTGACCGGAAAGGTAAAACAAGGCTTTTTATTGCCATGGGTAAAGCCGAAGGCATGACGAACCCTAACAGGCTGTGTGAGTTTATAAAAGAAGAGACTGGAGAAAATGATCTGAAAATAAGAGATGTCGAAATTTTCCCGCATTTCTCCTTCGTAACATTACCCTTCACCCAAGCCGAAACCCTGCTCGAAATCTTCAAAAATAAAAAGAGAGGCAGAAAACCCTTTGTGGAAATTGCTCAGAAGTCGAAGAGAAGAAATTCCAGGAATGCTGGTGACACTCACAATAGCACTCGAAGCAATACAAGCTATACGAGAGATAGAACTACGAAGAGGAGATACGCTTCTTATTAA
- a CDS encoding TSUP family transporter translates to MEGLVIYVLIGVTAGILSGFFGIGGGVIIIPALVFLEGFSQLKAQGTSLVASLVVLLPLVGILAFFEYCIRGYTDLYADIMHCYGY, encoded by the coding sequence ATGGAAGGTTTAGTAATCTATGTACTAATCGGCGTTACTGCAGGCATTTTAAGTGGATTCTTTGGGATTGGTGGTGGGGTTATAATTATTCCTGCACTTGTCTTTTTAGAAGGATTTTCTCAGTTAAAAGCCCAGGGAACTTCTCTGGTTGCTTCTCTGGTTGTATTACTTCCGCTTGTTGGCATACTTGCATTTTTTGAATACTGTATAAGAGGATATACGGATTTATACGCAGACATAATGCATTGCTATGGTTATTAG
- a CDS encoding class I SAM-dependent methyltransferase gives MTPAKPAQNAIPNLLEDFDARILSILPYYSSFHQETINLVKSLPSSPRIWLDTGCGTGSLVNKATEEFSTTKFLLLDPSEGMLDQAREKLSLCSADRLEFLKASPTQDFLQELEEQPDVVTAIQCHHYLSREDRAKAVGVCHRLLKDSGIYITFENIRPLTKEGIMIGKRYLHDFQLAHGRTEEEIKEYLERFDTEYFPITVEEHLKLLRDAGFKAVEIFWYSYMQAGFYCIK, from the coding sequence ATGACTCCTGCAAAACCTGCTCAAAATGCTATTCCTAATCTTCTTGAGGATTTTGATGCCCGGATCCTCAGCATTCTCCCTTACTACTCCAGTTTTCATCAGGAGACTATCAATTTAGTTAAATCTCTGCCATCCAGCCCCAGAATCTGGCTGGATACCGGATGTGGAACAGGTTCCCTGGTCAATAAGGCAACTGAGGAATTTTCCACAACAAAATTTCTTTTGCTTGATCCTTCGGAAGGCATGCTGGACCAGGCAAGGGAAAAACTGTCACTCTGCTCTGCAGACAGGCTGGAGTTTCTAAAAGCTTCCCCTACTCAGGATTTTTTGCAGGAATTGGAGGAACAACCTGACGTTGTAACTGCCATACAGTGTCACCATTATCTTAGCCGCGAAGACAGGGCTAAAGCCGTTGGCGTGTGTCACAGGCTTCTAAAAGATAGTGGAATTTACATAACCTTTGAGAACATCAGGCCATTAACCAAAGAGGGGATCATGATAGGAAAAAGGTACTTGCACGATTTCCAGTTAGCTCACGGAAGGACTGAGGAAGAAATAAAGGAGTATCTGGAGCGTTTTGACACTGAGTATTTTCCTATAACTGTCGAAGAGCATCTTAAACTTTTAAGAGATGCTGGATTCAAAGCCGTGGAGATATTCTGGTACTCTTATATGCAGGCTGGCTTTTACTGCATTAAATAG
- a CDS encoding hydantoinase/oxoprolinase family protein, with translation MHYSLGIDAGGTYTDAVLIRDSDGEIIESNKALTTYPDPLAGIKNVIDDLDSDYLKDVKLVSVSTTLSTNTILEGTGFPVALILIGAHPLEKELPAKHILFAAGGHNHNGEEVAKLDLEAIEKFALRVKDRVSAFAISSYFSTRNPEHEIRARDLVLEHTGLPAVCGHELSQELGAYERAVTAFLNAQLIPITRQFVQSIISDIVKRGIDARLLMLKCDGSVVGIRDALKKPIETIFSGPAASLVGASYLSGLKTCAVIDVGGTSTDISSICMGVPDLNNEGAIVGGWKTRVRAIRMETTATGGDSHVWIVDRELFLGPRRVMLLAMATVKYPTFLNNLKRTPMPPREDLGENIQPTKFFVRSDYLAGELSRAEAEVLEVIREEPVSVPEIKALIRKDLHPQTLDSLIRKRLVQAIGFTPTDALHVLGEYTAWNEEASRIGAERLARVMRMPPGEFCTAVKKRVAKNMALHLLSYILEGVPYAAIEKILDGNYPAKFKLDIPIVLLGGPARAHRKELEGIIDAEILVPEHAEVGNAVGALVGKGIKRVEILIRPASLMSPDKDFLVFAPDSRLKFDTYSEALETATELGKKLVADYMRDCGLSGNQVEISVEKKTISPDGWNHPPMETNLLIMGVGVRELPF, from the coding sequence ATGCATTATAGCCTTGGGATTGATGCTGGAGGCACTTATACCGATGCGGTGCTTATAAGGGATTCAGACGGAGAGATAATAGAGTCGAACAAAGCGCTTACGACCTATCCTGATCCTCTTGCTGGCATTAAAAACGTAATTGATGATCTCGATTCTGACTATCTCAAAGACGTAAAACTGGTTTCGGTTTCAACGACCCTCTCAACCAATACCATTCTTGAAGGCACGGGTTTTCCTGTAGCCTTGATCCTCATAGGAGCCCATCCACTTGAGAAGGAATTACCTGCCAAACACATACTTTTTGCTGCAGGTGGACACAACCATAACGGAGAAGAGGTTGCTAAACTTGACCTTGAAGCTATTGAGAAATTTGCACTGCGGGTCAAAGACCGGGTTTCAGCTTTTGCCATATCTTCTTACTTCAGCACAAGGAACCCTGAGCACGAAATAAGAGCAAGAGACCTGGTTCTTGAGCACACTGGATTGCCTGCGGTCTGCGGGCATGAACTTTCCCAGGAGTTGGGAGCTTACGAAAGGGCAGTGACAGCATTCCTGAATGCGCAGCTTATCCCTATAACAAGACAGTTTGTACAGTCAATTATTTCAGATATCGTGAAGCGCGGAATTGATGCACGGCTCCTTATGCTCAAATGTGACGGCTCGGTTGTGGGGATAAGAGATGCCCTGAAAAAACCTATCGAGACTATTTTTTCAGGACCTGCAGCAAGCCTTGTAGGGGCATCTTACCTCTCAGGACTTAAGACCTGTGCCGTAATTGATGTTGGCGGAACAAGCACGGATATTTCCTCGATCTGTATGGGAGTTCCTGACCTGAACAATGAGGGAGCCATTGTAGGGGGCTGGAAGACTCGTGTTCGGGCGATTCGGATGGAAACAACCGCTACAGGCGGAGACAGTCATGTCTGGATCGTGGACAGAGAACTCTTTCTAGGACCTAGGCGGGTCATGCTCCTGGCAATGGCTACTGTAAAATATCCGACTTTTCTGAATAACCTCAAAAGGACACCCATGCCTCCCAGAGAAGATCTAGGCGAAAACATTCAGCCAACAAAATTCTTTGTGAGATCTGACTACCTGGCAGGAGAATTGAGCAGGGCTGAAGCCGAAGTGCTGGAGGTTATCAGGGAAGAACCCGTTTCAGTGCCCGAAATCAAAGCTCTTATCCGAAAAGACCTTCATCCTCAAACTTTAGATTCCCTTATCAGAAAACGCCTTGTGCAAGCAATTGGTTTCACCCCTACTGATGCCCTGCATGTGCTTGGAGAATATACGGCGTGGAATGAGGAAGCTTCCCGAATAGGTGCAGAAAGGCTTGCAAGGGTCATGCGCATGCCCCCGGGAGAGTTCTGCACTGCTGTAAAAAAGAGAGTTGCAAAGAACATGGCACTTCATCTGCTTTCGTACATCCTGGAAGGCGTTCCATACGCAGCCATTGAAAAGATCCTTGACGGAAACTATCCAGCTAAATTCAAACTGGATATTCCGATTGTGCTGCTTGGGGGACCTGCCCGAGCTCACAGGAAAGAACTTGAGGGAATTATTGACGCAGAAATCCTGGTGCCCGAACATGCCGAAGTAGGAAATGCAGTCGGAGCGCTTGTAGGAAAAGGCATCAAAAGAGTTGAAATCCTGATAAGGCCAGCAAGCCTCATGTCACCAGATAAGGATTTCCTGGTCTTTGCCCCGGACAGCAGGCTAAAATTCGATACATATTCTGAAGCGCTCGAAACTGCAACCGAACTTGGGAAAAAACTTGTTGCAGATTACATGCGAGACTGCGGCCTTAGCGGGAACCAGGTTGAAATTTCAGTTGAGAAAAAAACGATCTCACCTGATGGCTGGAACCATCCGCCCATGGAAACAAATCTGCTGATAATGGGAGTAGGAGTGAGGGAACTACCCTTCTAA
- a CDS encoding class I SAM-dependent methyltransferase: MKAIPADANEKKDVIKERYGKIAILGDSCCSSGCCGNSNAADLSKSIGYSENDINAVPDANLGLGCGNPTAFAGLKPGNIVLDLGSGAGFDCFLAAKQVGS; encoded by the coding sequence GTGAAGGCGATACCTGCGGATGCAAATGAGAAAAAGGATGTAATTAAAGAGAGATATGGAAAAATTGCAATATTAGGCGACTCGTGTTGTTCTAGTGGATGCTGTGGAAATTCAAATGCGGCAGATTTATCAAAATCTATTGGCTATTCTGAGAATGACATCAATGCTGTTCCAGATGCAAACCTGGGTCTTGGTTGTGGGAACCCAACAGCATTTGCTGGGTTGAAGCCAGGCAATATTGTTCTTGATCTTGGTTCTGGGGCTGGTTTTGACTGTTTCCTTGCAGCAAAACAGGTAGGGAGCTAA
- a CDS encoding methyltransferase domain-containing protein, with product MGVDMTQAMIEKAQANALKYGYPNVEFRLGDIEALPVESNSIDVIISNCVINLALDKEKVFKEAFRVLKPEGEMYISDIVLLAELPEDLKNDKDLLTSCLAGALLKEEYLRLLNEAGFSAEILNEDLDISKRQYGGLPAESLKLKAWK from the coding sequence ATAGGAGTTGATATGACTCAGGCTATGATTGAAAAGGCACAGGCCAACGCTTTGAAATATGGTTATCCAAATGTCGAGTTTCGCCTTGGAGATATCGAAGCTCTTCCTGTTGAAAGCAACTCAATAGATGTTATTATCAGTAATTGTGTAATTAATTTGGCTCTAGACAAAGAAAAAGTTTTTAAGGAAGCCTTCAGGGTTCTGAAACCAGAAGGCGAAATGTATATTTCTGATATTGTTCTTCTGGCCGAGCTTCCTGAAGATTTGAAAAATGATAAAGATCTTCTGACAAGCTGCCTTGCAGGTGCCTTGCTTAAAGAAGAGTATCTCAGGCTTTTAAATGAAGCTGGATTTTCAGCTGAAATTTTGAATGAAGATCTGGATATAAGCAAAAGGCAGTATGGTGGGTTGCCTGCGGAGAGTTTAAAGCTTAAAGCCTGGAAGTAA